From the Theobroma cacao cultivar B97-61/B2 chromosome 2, Criollo_cocoa_genome_V2, whole genome shotgun sequence genome, one window contains:
- the LOC18609254 gene encoding uncharacterized protein LOC18609254, with product MKRQGSNLDGATTLQAGKNEGKKKSQRAVEAKEEDGKKNEGEPAVFTLKNFLGWEEWPWLRGAADEQMSWGAVWSPLWDVDFVDKAYGSLFSDVAWDDDIWNLKTVMEIPKP from the coding sequence ATGAAGAGGCAAGGAAGTAATTTAGATGGTGCCACCACGCTGCAGGCTGGAAAAAATGAAGGCAAAAAGAAGAGCCAGAGAGCTGTAGAAGCCAAGGAAGAAGACGGGAAGAAGAATGAAGGAGAACCAGCAGTGTTTACGCTGAAGAATTTTTTGGGGTGGGAGGAATGGCCGTGGTTAAGAGGTGCTGCGGATGAGCAAATGTCATGGGGTGCGGTCTGGTCGCCTTTGTGggatgttgattttgttgacAAGGCTTATGGTTCATTGTTCAGTGATGTTGCTTGGGATGATGATATTTGGAACTTGAAGACAGTCATGGAGATACCAAAGCcatga